One genomic segment of Syngnathus acus chromosome 1, fSynAcu1.2, whole genome shotgun sequence includes these proteins:
- the vps37a gene encoding vacuolar protein sorting-associated protein 37A isoform X4, translating to MFHSSMYNILGSGPHTPLNSLQQQRQRQIESLKAAHPSIAEIQKDVEYRIPFTVNSSTITVNILLPPQFPQEKPVVSIYPPVGHHLIDSNNGTMITSPLISNFGMHSDLGKVIQSLLDEFWKSPPALMSTGPSGFPYSMFKPSSIPPYPTPGYHYGPRHVGQSQTPPLAPAQSGVGPVLHSAVDGVHGSPRGPTPYGLITDLPMPVPIGDLQVGLNGHMYKMPEIPESFPELSDLNLTQLSNMSENEDVLLRFFMTLPQLKQVMSDKEELVTNIVDMAKKNLQMEPQLEGKRQEIIDKFEQLTQRKFAFETKMQRQHDLSESCSLSTLQARLKVAAHQAEDDSETTAENFLEGRTDIDEFLTSFMEKRTLCHSRRAKEEKLQQSIHTHEQFPPTH from the exons ATGTTCCATTCCTCCATGTACAATATACTG GGTTCTGGACCTCACACTCCACTCAACAGCCTACAGCAGCAACGACAGCGACAGATTGAGTCTCTGAAAGCTGCTCATCCCAG CATTGCAGAAATCCAGAAAGATGTGGAATACAGGATCCCATTTACAGTCAACAGCTCCACTATCACTGTTAACAT TCTTCTGCCTCCTCAGTTCCCTCAGGAGAAGCCAGTGGTTAGCATCTACCCTCCTGTTGGTCACCACCTCATCGACAGCAATAATGGCACTATGATCACGAGCCCTCTCATCAGTAAT TTTGGAATGCATTCAGACCTTGGTAAGGTCATTCAAAGTCTGCTGGATGAGTTCTGGAAGAGTCCTCCTGCCTTGATGTCTACTGGCCCGTCTGGCTTTCCATA TAGTATGTTCAAGCCATCGAGCATCCCTCCTTATCCGACTCCGGGCTACCACTACGGTCCTCGACATGTTGGGCAAAGTCAGACGCCACCTCTCGCACCAGCTCAATCTGGAGTAGGACCAGTGCTTCATTCTGCAGTTGACGGAGTCCATGGGTCCCCCCGAGGTCCAACCCCTTATGGCCTCATTACTGACCTGCCAATGCCTGTCCCCATTGGAGACTTGCAG gTTGGCCTAAATGGACATATGTACAAGATGCCTGAGATTCCAGAGTCTTTTCCTGAACTCTCTGACTTGAA TCTGACTCAACTGTCCAACATGTCAGAAAATGAGGATGTATTACTGAGATTCTTCATGACACTGCCTCAGCTCAAACAAGTCATGAGTGACAAAGAAGAGCTGGTCACCAACATTGTGGATATGGCAA AGAAAAACCTTCAAATGGAGCCACAACTGGAAGGGAAAAGACAAGAAATTATCGACAAG TTTGAACAGTTGACACAACGGAAGTTTGCCTTTGAGACAAAGATGCAGCGACAACACGATCTCAGTGAG AGCTGTAGCCTGAGTACTCTTCAGGCTCGATTAAAGGTTGCAGCACATCAAGCCGAGGATGACTCAGAAACCACGGCTGAAAACTTTTTAGAGGGACGCACCGACATCGATGAATTTCTAACCAGCTTCATGGAAAAGAGAACG CTTTGCCACAGCAGAAGGGCCAAAGAGGAGAAGTTGCAACAGTCCATCCACACACATGAACAGTTTCCTCCCACCCACTAG
- the vps37a gene encoding vacuolar protein sorting-associated protein 37A isoform X1 → MLPSSVIEANCKLKPKADLTWIKGSGPHTPLNSLQQQRQRQIESLKAAHPSIAEIQKDVEYRIPFTVNSSTITVNILLPPQFPQEKPVVSIYPPVGHHLIDSNNGTMITSPLISNFGMHSDLGKVIQSLLDEFWKSPPALMSTGPSGFPYSMFKPSSIPPYPTPGYHYGPRHVGQSQTPPLAPAQSGVGPVLHSAVDGVHGSPRGPTPYGLITDLPMPVPIGDLQVGLNGHMYKMPEIPESFPELSDLNLTQLSNMSENEDVLLRFFMTLPQLKQVMSDKEELVTNIVDMAKKNLQMEPQLEGKRQEIIDKFEQLTQRKFAFETKMQRQHDLSESCSLSTLQARLKVAAHQAEDDSETTAENFLEGRTDIDEFLTSFMEKRTLCHSRRAKEEKLQQSIHTHEQFPPTH, encoded by the exons ATGCTGCCCTCAAGTGTCATAGAAGCTAACTGCAAGCTAAAACCAAAGGCCGACTTGACGTGGATAAAA GGTTCTGGACCTCACACTCCACTCAACAGCCTACAGCAGCAACGACAGCGACAGATTGAGTCTCTGAAAGCTGCTCATCCCAG CATTGCAGAAATCCAGAAAGATGTGGAATACAGGATCCCATTTACAGTCAACAGCTCCACTATCACTGTTAACAT TCTTCTGCCTCCTCAGTTCCCTCAGGAGAAGCCAGTGGTTAGCATCTACCCTCCTGTTGGTCACCACCTCATCGACAGCAATAATGGCACTATGATCACGAGCCCTCTCATCAGTAAT TTTGGAATGCATTCAGACCTTGGTAAGGTCATTCAAAGTCTGCTGGATGAGTTCTGGAAGAGTCCTCCTGCCTTGATGTCTACTGGCCCGTCTGGCTTTCCATA TAGTATGTTCAAGCCATCGAGCATCCCTCCTTATCCGACTCCGGGCTACCACTACGGTCCTCGACATGTTGGGCAAAGTCAGACGCCACCTCTCGCACCAGCTCAATCTGGAGTAGGACCAGTGCTTCATTCTGCAGTTGACGGAGTCCATGGGTCCCCCCGAGGTCCAACCCCTTATGGCCTCATTACTGACCTGCCAATGCCTGTCCCCATTGGAGACTTGCAG gTTGGCCTAAATGGACATATGTACAAGATGCCTGAGATTCCAGAGTCTTTTCCTGAACTCTCTGACTTGAA TCTGACTCAACTGTCCAACATGTCAGAAAATGAGGATGTATTACTGAGATTCTTCATGACACTGCCTCAGCTCAAACAAGTCATGAGTGACAAAGAAGAGCTGGTCACCAACATTGTGGATATGGCAA AGAAAAACCTTCAAATGGAGCCACAACTGGAAGGGAAAAGACAAGAAATTATCGACAAG TTTGAACAGTTGACACAACGGAAGTTTGCCTTTGAGACAAAGATGCAGCGACAACACGATCTCAGTGAG AGCTGTAGCCTGAGTACTCTTCAGGCTCGATTAAAGGTTGCAGCACATCAAGCCGAGGATGACTCAGAAACCACGGCTGAAAACTTTTTAGAGGGACGCACCGACATCGATGAATTTCTAACCAGCTTCATGGAAAAGAGAACG CTTTGCCACAGCAGAAGGGCCAAAGAGGAGAAGTTGCAACAGTCCATCCACACACATGAACAGTTTCCTCCCACCCACTAG
- the vps37a gene encoding vacuolar protein sorting-associated protein 37A isoform X2 gives MLPSSVIEANCKLKPKADLTWIKGSGPHTPLNSLQQQRQRQIESLKAAHPSIAEIQKDVEYRIPFTVNSSTITVNILLPPQFPQEKPVVSIYPPVGHHLIDSNNGTMITSPLISNFGMHSDLGKVIQSLLDEFWKSPPALMSTGPSGFPYMFKPSSIPPYPTPGYHYGPRHVGQSQTPPLAPAQSGVGPVLHSAVDGVHGSPRGPTPYGLITDLPMPVPIGDLQVGLNGHMYKMPEIPESFPELSDLNLTQLSNMSENEDVLLRFFMTLPQLKQVMSDKEELVTNIVDMAKKNLQMEPQLEGKRQEIIDKFEQLTQRKFAFETKMQRQHDLSESCSLSTLQARLKVAAHQAEDDSETTAENFLEGRTDIDEFLTSFMEKRTLCHSRRAKEEKLQQSIHTHEQFPPTH, from the exons ATGCTGCCCTCAAGTGTCATAGAAGCTAACTGCAAGCTAAAACCAAAGGCCGACTTGACGTGGATAAAA GGTTCTGGACCTCACACTCCACTCAACAGCCTACAGCAGCAACGACAGCGACAGATTGAGTCTCTGAAAGCTGCTCATCCCAG CATTGCAGAAATCCAGAAAGATGTGGAATACAGGATCCCATTTACAGTCAACAGCTCCACTATCACTGTTAACAT TCTTCTGCCTCCTCAGTTCCCTCAGGAGAAGCCAGTGGTTAGCATCTACCCTCCTGTTGGTCACCACCTCATCGACAGCAATAATGGCACTATGATCACGAGCCCTCTCATCAGTAAT TTTGGAATGCATTCAGACCTTGGTAAGGTCATTCAAAGTCTGCTGGATGAGTTCTGGAAGAGTCCTCCTGCCTTGATGTCTACTGGCCCGTCTGGCTTTCCATA TATGTTCAAGCCATCGAGCATCCCTCCTTATCCGACTCCGGGCTACCACTACGGTCCTCGACATGTTGGGCAAAGTCAGACGCCACCTCTCGCACCAGCTCAATCTGGAGTAGGACCAGTGCTTCATTCTGCAGTTGACGGAGTCCATGGGTCCCCCCGAGGTCCAACCCCTTATGGCCTCATTACTGACCTGCCAATGCCTGTCCCCATTGGAGACTTGCAG gTTGGCCTAAATGGACATATGTACAAGATGCCTGAGATTCCAGAGTCTTTTCCTGAACTCTCTGACTTGAA TCTGACTCAACTGTCCAACATGTCAGAAAATGAGGATGTATTACTGAGATTCTTCATGACACTGCCTCAGCTCAAACAAGTCATGAGTGACAAAGAAGAGCTGGTCACCAACATTGTGGATATGGCAA AGAAAAACCTTCAAATGGAGCCACAACTGGAAGGGAAAAGACAAGAAATTATCGACAAG TTTGAACAGTTGACACAACGGAAGTTTGCCTTTGAGACAAAGATGCAGCGACAACACGATCTCAGTGAG AGCTGTAGCCTGAGTACTCTTCAGGCTCGATTAAAGGTTGCAGCACATCAAGCCGAGGATGACTCAGAAACCACGGCTGAAAACTTTTTAGAGGGACGCACCGACATCGATGAATTTCTAACCAGCTTCATGGAAAAGAGAACG CTTTGCCACAGCAGAAGGGCCAAAGAGGAGAAGTTGCAACAGTCCATCCACACACATGAACAGTTTCCTCCCACCCACTAG
- the vps37a gene encoding vacuolar protein sorting-associated protein 37A isoform X3, whose translation MTNPAHAVVTNYGSGPHTPLNSLQQQRQRQIESLKAAHPSIAEIQKDVEYRIPFTVNSSTITVNILLPPQFPQEKPVVSIYPPVGHHLIDSNNGTMITSPLISNFGMHSDLGKVIQSLLDEFWKSPPALMSTGPSGFPYSMFKPSSIPPYPTPGYHYGPRHVGQSQTPPLAPAQSGVGPVLHSAVDGVHGSPRGPTPYGLITDLPMPVPIGDLQVGLNGHMYKMPEIPESFPELSDLNLTQLSNMSENEDVLLRFFMTLPQLKQVMSDKEELVTNIVDMAKKNLQMEPQLEGKRQEIIDKFEQLTQRKFAFETKMQRQHDLSESCSLSTLQARLKVAAHQAEDDSETTAENFLEGRTDIDEFLTSFMEKRTLCHSRRAKEEKLQQSIHTHEQFPPTH comes from the exons ATGACCAACCCTGCCCACGCTGTTGTAACAAACTAC GGTTCTGGACCTCACACTCCACTCAACAGCCTACAGCAGCAACGACAGCGACAGATTGAGTCTCTGAAAGCTGCTCATCCCAG CATTGCAGAAATCCAGAAAGATGTGGAATACAGGATCCCATTTACAGTCAACAGCTCCACTATCACTGTTAACAT TCTTCTGCCTCCTCAGTTCCCTCAGGAGAAGCCAGTGGTTAGCATCTACCCTCCTGTTGGTCACCACCTCATCGACAGCAATAATGGCACTATGATCACGAGCCCTCTCATCAGTAAT TTTGGAATGCATTCAGACCTTGGTAAGGTCATTCAAAGTCTGCTGGATGAGTTCTGGAAGAGTCCTCCTGCCTTGATGTCTACTGGCCCGTCTGGCTTTCCATA TAGTATGTTCAAGCCATCGAGCATCCCTCCTTATCCGACTCCGGGCTACCACTACGGTCCTCGACATGTTGGGCAAAGTCAGACGCCACCTCTCGCACCAGCTCAATCTGGAGTAGGACCAGTGCTTCATTCTGCAGTTGACGGAGTCCATGGGTCCCCCCGAGGTCCAACCCCTTATGGCCTCATTACTGACCTGCCAATGCCTGTCCCCATTGGAGACTTGCAG gTTGGCCTAAATGGACATATGTACAAGATGCCTGAGATTCCAGAGTCTTTTCCTGAACTCTCTGACTTGAA TCTGACTCAACTGTCCAACATGTCAGAAAATGAGGATGTATTACTGAGATTCTTCATGACACTGCCTCAGCTCAAACAAGTCATGAGTGACAAAGAAGAGCTGGTCACCAACATTGTGGATATGGCAA AGAAAAACCTTCAAATGGAGCCACAACTGGAAGGGAAAAGACAAGAAATTATCGACAAG TTTGAACAGTTGACACAACGGAAGTTTGCCTTTGAGACAAAGATGCAGCGACAACACGATCTCAGTGAG AGCTGTAGCCTGAGTACTCTTCAGGCTCGATTAAAGGTTGCAGCACATCAAGCCGAGGATGACTCAGAAACCACGGCTGAAAACTTTTTAGAGGGACGCACCGACATCGATGAATTTCTAACCAGCTTCATGGAAAAGAGAACG CTTTGCCACAGCAGAAGGGCCAAAGAGGAGAAGTTGCAACAGTCCATCCACACACATGAACAGTTTCCTCCCACCCACTAG
- the nsmce1 gene encoding non-structural maintenance of chromosomes element 1 homolog isoform X1 codes for MDDSHRRFLQTLMRIGIVDEANAKQLLHHCCSTQNTSYAPDQLDNYIDTINSNLEPMFMQIRKGMCEESGVQHYALVNMIETDATTMTTDYADHELEIFRKVMDLIVDSETGRVYSTEILNCAKSLTKKTKKRDTEELLNRLVQDNWLIEKNGEYCLSTRCIIEMEQYIRTMYQDQVKVCRICRNIAFQSQICENPTCGIKIHNPCVARFFRGATEPRCPACNDVWPHRIPDIEARRSRSSK; via the exons ATGGACGACAGCCACAGAAGATTCTTGCAGACGCTGATGCGTATTGGCATTGTTGATGAAGCAAATGCAAAGCAACTCCTCCATCATTGTTGTAGTACGCAGAACA CGTCATACGCTCCAGACCAGCTCGATAACTATATTGATACCATCAACTCTAATTTGGAGCCCATGTTCATGCAGATTAGAAAAGGAATGTGTGAAGAAAGCGGTGTGCAGCACTATGCTTTA GTTAACATGATTGAAACGGACGCCACCACAATGACAACTGACTACGCCGATCATGAACTGGAGATTTTCCGGAAAGTA ATGGACCTGATCGTGGACTCAGAAACTGGCAGGGTCTACTCCACGGAAATTCTTAATTGTGCCAAATCcttgaccaaaaaaacaaagaagagagACACAGAAGAGCTGCTCAATCGACTTGTGCAAGACAATTGGCTCATTGAG AAAAATGGCGAATACTGCTTATCTACCAGATGTATCATTGAGATGGAGCAATACATCCGCACTATGTATCAGGACCAGGTCAAAGTGTGCCGCATCTGTCGCAACATTGCCTTCCAG AGCCAAATCTGTGAGAATCCAACATGTGgcataaaaatacacaaccCATGTGTGGCAAGATTCTTCAGAGGGGCGACAGAGCCTCGGTGCCCCGCCTGTAATGATGTTTGGCCTCACAGGATCCCTG ATATTGAGGCACGTCGGTCTCGGTCCAGCAAATGA
- the nsmce1 gene encoding non-structural maintenance of chromosomes element 1 homolog isoform X2: MDDSHRRFLQTLMRIGIVDEANAKQLLHHCCSTQNNQLDNYIDTINSNLEPMFMQIRKGMCEESGVQHYALVNMIETDATTMTTDYADHELEIFRKVMDLIVDSETGRVYSTEILNCAKSLTKKTKKRDTEELLNRLVQDNWLIEKNGEYCLSTRCIIEMEQYIRTMYQDQVKVCRICRNIAFQSQICENPTCGIKIHNPCVARFFRGATEPRCPACNDVWPHRIPDIEARRSRSSK, encoded by the exons ATGGACGACAGCCACAGAAGATTCTTGCAGACGCTGATGCGTATTGGCATTGTTGATGAAGCAAATGCAAAGCAACTCCTCCATCATTGTTGTAGTACGCAGAACA ACCAGCTCGATAACTATATTGATACCATCAACTCTAATTTGGAGCCCATGTTCATGCAGATTAGAAAAGGAATGTGTGAAGAAAGCGGTGTGCAGCACTATGCTTTA GTTAACATGATTGAAACGGACGCCACCACAATGACAACTGACTACGCCGATCATGAACTGGAGATTTTCCGGAAAGTA ATGGACCTGATCGTGGACTCAGAAACTGGCAGGGTCTACTCCACGGAAATTCTTAATTGTGCCAAATCcttgaccaaaaaaacaaagaagagagACACAGAAGAGCTGCTCAATCGACTTGTGCAAGACAATTGGCTCATTGAG AAAAATGGCGAATACTGCTTATCTACCAGATGTATCATTGAGATGGAGCAATACATCCGCACTATGTATCAGGACCAGGTCAAAGTGTGCCGCATCTGTCGCAACATTGCCTTCCAG AGCCAAATCTGTGAGAATCCAACATGTGgcataaaaatacacaaccCATGTGTGGCAAGATTCTTCAGAGGGGCGACAGAGCCTCGGTGCCCCGCCTGTAATGATGTTTGGCCTCACAGGATCCCTG ATATTGAGGCACGTCGGTCTCGGTCCAGCAAATGA
- the nsmce1 gene encoding non-structural maintenance of chromosomes element 1 homolog isoform X3, with protein MDDSHRRFLQTLMRIGIVDEANAKQLLHHCCSTQNTSYAPDQLDNYIDTINSNLEPMFMQIRKGMCEESGVQHYALVNMIETDATTMTTDYADHELEIFRKVMDLIVDSETGRVYSTEILNCAKSLTKKTKKRDTEELLNRLVQDNWLIEKNGEYCLSTRCIIEMEQYIRTMYQDQVKVCRICRNIAFQSQICENPTCGIKIHNPCVARFFRGATEPRCPACNDVWPHRIPDESQG; from the exons ATGGACGACAGCCACAGAAGATTCTTGCAGACGCTGATGCGTATTGGCATTGTTGATGAAGCAAATGCAAAGCAACTCCTCCATCATTGTTGTAGTACGCAGAACA CGTCATACGCTCCAGACCAGCTCGATAACTATATTGATACCATCAACTCTAATTTGGAGCCCATGTTCATGCAGATTAGAAAAGGAATGTGTGAAGAAAGCGGTGTGCAGCACTATGCTTTA GTTAACATGATTGAAACGGACGCCACCACAATGACAACTGACTACGCCGATCATGAACTGGAGATTTTCCGGAAAGTA ATGGACCTGATCGTGGACTCAGAAACTGGCAGGGTCTACTCCACGGAAATTCTTAATTGTGCCAAATCcttgaccaaaaaaacaaagaagagagACACAGAAGAGCTGCTCAATCGACTTGTGCAAGACAATTGGCTCATTGAG AAAAATGGCGAATACTGCTTATCTACCAGATGTATCATTGAGATGGAGCAATACATCCGCACTATGTATCAGGACCAGGTCAAAGTGTGCCGCATCTGTCGCAACATTGCCTTCCAG AGCCAAATCTGTGAGAATCCAACATGTGgcataaaaatacacaaccCATGTGTGGCAAGATTCTTCAGAGGGGCGACAGAGCCTCGGTGCCCCGCCTGTAATGATGTTTGGCCTCACAGGATCCCTG ATGAATCTCAAGGCTGA
- the nsmce1 gene encoding non-structural maintenance of chromosomes element 1 homolog isoform X4, translated as MKQMQSNSSIIVVVRRTFPASYAPDQLDNYIDTINSNLEPMFMQIRKGMCEESGVQHYALVNMIETDATTMTTDYADHELEIFRKVMDLIVDSETGRVYSTEILNCAKSLTKKTKKRDTEELLNRLVQDNWLIEKNGEYCLSTRCIIEMEQYIRTMYQDQVKVCRICRNIAFQSQICENPTCGIKIHNPCVARFFRGATEPRCPACNDVWPHRIPDIEARRSRSSK; from the exons ATGAAGCAAATGCAAAGCAACTCCTCCATCATTGTTGTAGTACGCAGAACA tttccAGCGTCATACGCTCCAGACCAGCTCGATAACTATATTGATACCATCAACTCTAATTTGGAGCCCATGTTCATGCAGATTAGAAAAGGAATGTGTGAAGAAAGCGGTGTGCAGCACTATGCTTTA GTTAACATGATTGAAACGGACGCCACCACAATGACAACTGACTACGCCGATCATGAACTGGAGATTTTCCGGAAAGTA ATGGACCTGATCGTGGACTCAGAAACTGGCAGGGTCTACTCCACGGAAATTCTTAATTGTGCCAAATCcttgaccaaaaaaacaaagaagagagACACAGAAGAGCTGCTCAATCGACTTGTGCAAGACAATTGGCTCATTGAG AAAAATGGCGAATACTGCTTATCTACCAGATGTATCATTGAGATGGAGCAATACATCCGCACTATGTATCAGGACCAGGTCAAAGTGTGCCGCATCTGTCGCAACATTGCCTTCCAG AGCCAAATCTGTGAGAATCCAACATGTGgcataaaaatacacaaccCATGTGTGGCAAGATTCTTCAGAGGGGCGACAGAGCCTCGGTGCCCCGCCTGTAATGATGTTTGGCCTCACAGGATCCCTG ATATTGAGGCACGTCGGTCTCGGTCCAGCAAATGA
- the caly gene encoding calcyon neuron-specific vesicular protein encodes MVKLGTNLSDKMEKQPSADDGFDNIPLITPLEVSKLQQSFADKVIVKTTTHYQLQQKKKNKLFMPSTERLNINFYKNVSDRVKITGLILIMLAFLTSLLLLLMYKAMWYDRLTCPQGFILQQRHCTPAALEIFSSEQQNPEDIQGSTNSGLYAALSRLNQVKRTGPEMPSPWLPVIRALKEPDPIKHDSQPVKGEQERDE; translated from the exons ATGGTGAAGCTGGGTACTAATTTGTCTGATAAGATGGAGAAGCAGCCGTCTGCAGATGATGGCTTTGATAACATCCCCCTCATCACACCCCTGGAGGTCAGCAAGCTCCAGCAGTCTTTTGCGGACAAG GTTATTGTGAAGACGACGACTCATTATCAActgcaacaaaagaaaaagaacaagttGTTCATGCCCAGCACTGAGAGGCTAAACATCAACTTctataaaaatgtgtctgaCAGAGTCAAG ATCACAGGCCTGATCCTCATCATGTTGGCCTTTCTAAccagcctcctcctcctgctcatGTACAAAGCCATGTGGTACGACCGTCTGACCTGCCCACAGGGCTTCATCCTTCAG CAGAGGCACTGCACTCCGGCCGCTCTGGAGATATTCTCCAGCGAGCAGCAGAATCCGGAAGACATCCAAGGCAGCACCAACTCTGGGCTGTATGCCGCCCTCAGCCGCCTCAACCAGGTCAAGAGGACAGGCCCTGAGATGCCATCGCCGTGGTTGCCGGTCATCAGAGCTCTGAAGGAGCCCGACCCCATCAAACATGACAGCCAGCCAGTCAAAGGTGAACAGGAGAGAGACGAGTGA